The Lutibacter profundi region CCTTTCGTCAGTCAGCTTAATAAGTGTTTACTCGCAACTCTTTTATTTTAATAAATAGGAGCTCGAGAATGGCAAGTAGCTCTATTTACTTTACAGAAGAAAATTTTTAGAATTAAATAATAAGAAAATGAAGTAATCTAAACTTTGCTTTTACAAAGTAACTTACTTTTTAATAATTTTGGAGGTAGCTTTTATAGCTGCCTTTTTTTATCCCTAAACCTTGAATAAATAACAAGTTTTTTCTTGGTATTGATAAAATAAACACCTGTTAAAAGAATTATTGCTGCAACAATAGTTTGAGTTGTAATTTGTTCTTTTAAAAAATACCACCCTAACCCAGTTGCTATAATAGGATTTACATAGGTTGAAGTTGCTACTTTTTCAGGTGATACTACTTTTAATAAATAGTTGAATGATGTAAATGCTACAATACTTCCAAAAATAATAAGTAATATTAATGAATATTGCACTTTAAAACTCCAATCCATTGGTAAAGACCAAGTTTCTCCAAACAAATAACTATTAAGCATTAACATAAAGCCTCCCATTAGCATTTGGTATCCTGTATTCACAAAATAATTTGAAGGAAGATCGGCTTTTCCTACAAATAAACTGCCGTAGCCCCAACTAATCATACAAGTAAAAATCATGAGTACTCCCAATACAGAGTCTTCGCTAGTTAAAAGTTGCTTTTGGGAAACCAATAAATAAATACCAATGACACCTAAAATTACACCAACAACAGACATTGCTTGTATTTTTTTACCTTCAAAAATTCTCATTAATATAAGAACAACTAACGGTTGTGCTGAAATTTCTAAGGCAGCAAAACTACTATCTACATATTTTAGAGCCCACACCACTAATCCATTTCCCAAAGTTAAAAACAGAAAGCCAGCAATAGTTGTATTTAACAATTGTTTTTTTGTAATTGTTAA contains the following coding sequences:
- a CDS encoding EamA family transporter, whose protein sequence is MDKSRNPLLIIISFFSIYVIWGSTYLLNKIAVTELPPFMLASVRFISAGILIFIIALISGVKLTITKKQLLNTTIAGFLFLTLGNGLVVWALKYVDSSFAALEISAQPLVVLILMRIFEGKKIQAMSVVGVILGVIGIYLLVSQKQLLTSEDSVLGVLMIFTCMISWGYGSLFVGKADLPSNYFVNTGYQMLMGGFMLMLNSYLFGETWSLPMDWSFKVQYSLILLIIFGSIVAFTSFNYLLKVVSPEKVATSTYVNPIIATGLGWYFLKEQITTQTIVAAIILLTGVYFINTKKKLVIYSRFRDKKRQL